GAAGGGGCAGGTTTCAGACCTGCCCCTGCTTTTTCAAACGGTCCATGAACTGTTTTCGAAATTTTGCGACCTTGGGCGCGATCACCACTTGGCAATACATCTGCTCTGGATTATTCTTGTAGTAATCCTGGTGGTAATCCTCGGCTTTATAGAAGGTCCTAATTGGCTCGAGCTCGGTCACGATCGGCGCACCCCAGATTTCCGACGAATTAAGTTCCTTAATCACCCCCTCGGCCGTCGTTTTTTGTTCCGGAGTGTGGTAATAAACGGCGGAACGATATTGGGTGCCCGCATCGGCCCCCTGGCGATTTGGGGTCGTAGGATCGTGAATCGAGAAGAATACCTCAAGTATTTCTTTAAACGAAATGACCTTGGGATCGAACGTTACCTGGACCACCTCGGCATGGCCGGTGGTCCCCGAACAGACCTGACGGTAGGTCGGATCGGCCGCCGCCCCGCCGGAGTAACCGGACTCCACCTTCTCCACCCCCTTGAGATCCGCAAAGACCGCCTCAAGGCACCAGAAACAGCCGCCGCCGAGCGTTGCAACTTCCTTGTCCCTCGGTTTGCCCATTGAATTTTTATTTTCGTTGGTCATTGGAGATTCGTTCCGTGGATCGCCAGAAGGTTTATTTTTCTCGAAATCCCCAATGCTCAGGAACGAACGGAACGGTCATGGCGCGGCCGGCCTCAAAAACTTCCTCCGGAAACGGGCAGGACTTCCGTTTTTCGGTGTCCATGTGGACCGAGGTCACGATCATCATGGCCGACCGCTCCCCGGTTTCGTCGTTCCGCATCTCGTGAACATACCGGATCACCTTCTCCCGCATCTCGAGGACGGCGGAGCGGATCGAGACGACATCCCCCGCCCGCAGCTCCCGCTGATACGATATTCTTTGCTCCAGTCCGGCCATGCCCCGGTTCT
The sequence above is a segment of the Nitrospiria bacterium genome. Coding sequences within it:
- the msrA gene encoding peptide-methionine (S)-S-oxide reductase MsrA; protein product: MGKPRDKEVATLGGGCFWCLEAVFADLKGVEKVESGYSGGAAADPTYRQVCSGTTGHAEVVQVTFDPKVISFKEILEVFFSIHDPTTPNRQGADAGTQYRSAVYYHTPEQKTTAEGVIKELNSSEIWGAPIVTELEPIRTFYKAEDYHQDYYKNNPEQMYCQVVIAPKVAKFRKQFMDRLKKQGQV
- a CDS encoding thioesterase family protein; the encoded protein is MPTYRGTVFPWHCDHIGHMNVMWFVGKFDDATWQLFSNVGLTPSYFRKQNRGMAGLEQRISYQRELRAGDVVSIRSAVLEMREKVIRYVHEMRNDETGERSAMMIVTSVHMDTEKRKSCPFPEEVFEAGRAMTVPFVPEHWGFREK